From Prosthecobacter vanneervenii:
CAGTAGGCAGAGCCAGCCGCTGAGCAGCAGAGCAGGAGGAAGGAACCACCAAGGATAGGCCACGCCCGCATAGACAGGGTAGAACATGAGCAGCACGGTGCTGACGGCGTAGGCCAGAGCGTGCTGGGAGGTGCGCTCGCCCATTTCATCGTCGTTGGCCAGCATGACGAAGCCACCTTTGCGGTATTCATCTCGATACATCCAGTTGATGGCCAGGAAGTGAGGGAGCTGCCAGAGGAAGAGCAGGAGGAAGAGGTAGATGGCGCCGGGCTCGATCATGAGCTCCCAGCGGAAATGAGGGAGGGAGCCCGCAGGCAAGGGGCCAGCAGCGCCCGCCCAGCCGATGAGCGGCGGCAGTGCGCCGGAGACCGCGCCCACGAGAGTGTTGGTGGCGCTCTGACGCTTGAGCGGGGTGTAGATGAAGAGGTAAACAGCCAGCGTCATGGCGGTGAGCGCTGCAGCCTCCATGTTCACCCGGATGGTGAGATGAATGAGCGCCCAAGCGCTGAGCAGCCAGCCGATGCCAAAGGCCGCCGAGGGGCTGACGCGACCGGAAGGCAGGGGGCGGTCGGCCGTGCGCTGCATGCGGGAGTCGGGCTCGATCTCCATGAGCTGATTGAACACCGCCGCACCGAAGGCCGCCAGCGTGCTGCCCACGATGGTGTGGAAGAGCAGCCAGAAATCGAAGCCTTTCGGTGCACGGAGCCAGAACCCCACCAGCGTGGTGACGATGACGAGCGCGCTCAGGCGGAACTTCGTCAGGGTCAGGAGGTCGCGGGTGGTCATGGCAGTTAGCGGAAGAACTTCTTGGCCTTCTCAAAGAAGCTTTCTTCCATGGGGGAGGTCTGCTCGCCGAGGGATTTGGCAAAATCTTCGAGTTTTTCGCGCTGTTCGGCATTGAGCTTGGTGGGCACGGCGATCTGCACGTGGACGTAGAGGTCGCCGTGGCGGTCTTCGCCGAGGATTTTCATGCCCTTGCTGCGGAGGCGGAAGGTGGTGCCGTTCTGGGTGCCGGAGGGCACTTTGACGGAGGCCTTGCCCTCCATGGTGGGGACAGTGATCTCACCGCCGAGGGCAGCGACGCCGAAGGAAAGCGGGATGTCGCAGTGGAGGTCATTGCCTTCACGCTCGAAGATCTCATGCGGCTTGATCTGGATGGCGATGTAGAGGTCGCCAGCAGGGCCGTTTTTGACGCCGAGGTCGCCGTTGCCCGTGGAGCGGAGACGGGAGCCGTCTTCGATGCCAGCAGGAACTTTGACGCGGACCTTGGTGCGCTCTTTGGAGCGGCCGGTACCGTGGCAGTTGCGGCAGGGGTCGCTGATGACTTCGCCGCTGCCGCTGCAGTCCGGGCAGGTCTGCTGGATCTGGAAGAAGCCGCGGGAGCTGATGACCTGGCCGACACCGCCGCAGGTGCGGCAGGTCTTTTTGCCGCCACCGCCGCTGGCGGAGCCGGAACCGGAGCAGGTTTTGCAAGAGGCGCTGCGCTCGTACTCGATCTCGCGCTCCATGCCGTGAGCTGCTTCCTCAAGGGTAATCTCCATGCCGTAGCGGAGGTCGCTGCCACGCTGGGGGCCGTCGCGACGACGGCCACCGCCGCCGCCACCACCGCCGAAGAACTGCTCAAAGATGCCGCCACCGCCGCCGCTGAAGACCTCGCGGAAGATGTCGAAGGGATCGTGGAAGCCACCGCCCCCACCGGCACCCGGGCCGCCCATGCCACCGGCAAAGGCGGCGTGGCCGTAGCGGTCATAGGCTGCGCGTTTCTGCTCGTCGCTGAGCACGTCGTAGGCCTCTCCCACTTCCTTGAACTTGGCCTCGGCGGTCTTGTCGTCGGGGTTTTTGTCGGGGTGGTACTTCACCGCGAGCTTGCGGTAGGCTTTTTTCAGCTCATCAGCCGGGACGTCGCGGGAGACGCCAAGGACTTCGTAGTAATCGCGTTTGTCGGCCATAGCAGGAGGGAAGGAGGTTACGCCTGAGCAGGGCCACTGGAAACGATGACGCTGGCTGCGCGGAGGAGGCGGTCCTTGAGCTTGTAGCCGCGGCGGGTGACACGGATGATGGTGCCTTCAGCGGCCTGGGCACTGGCCTCCTGGGCCACGGCCTCGTGGAGATTGGGATCGAATGCCTTGCCGAGGGATTCGATTTCCTGGACCCCGCTGTCGCGCAGGAAGTCCTGAAGCTGGCGGTTGACCATGTTCATGCCCATGAAGATCATGGATTTTTCGGATTCTGCGCGGGCAGCCTCCAGACCCATGTCGAAATTGTCGAGGATGGGGAAGAGGGCGCGGAGGAGTTCGCCATTGGCGTAGGCGCGGGTTTCCTGGGCCTCGCGGGCGGAGCGTTTGCGGAAGTTATCCAGCTCTGCCTGGCTGCGGTAGGCCATGTCCTTCCAGCGCTCGACCTCCTGGGTGAGTGCTGTGATGGGATCCTGAGGAGCGGCCTGTTCCGCTTCCTGCGCAGGGGCGGCAGCTTCGGCGGCGGGGATTTCTTCAGCAGGGAATTGCTGGGTCGTGTCGGGACTCGGCTCGGTCATAGGGGATTTCGCGGTTTTTTGGGGGGCCGCGACTATGCCGTCTTCTGGATGGCAATCAAGGTGATGTCGTCATGGGAGCGGCGGCCTTTGAGGAAATGCTCCAGATCCATGATGATGCCGCCGATGACCGCCTTGGGGCCGTGGGGGGCGTGTTTGGCCAGCTCCTCTTCGACTCGTTCTTCGCCAAACTCGACGCCTTTGGGGTCCATGGCCTCGTTGACGCCGTCGGTGTAAAGCAGGAGACAGTCTCCTGGCTCCATGTCGAAGCTGGCGTCCTTGGTCACACGTTCAAAGACGGCCCCTTTGTCGATGCCGACGCCGAGGCCGGGCGGGTGGATGGACTCCACCTTGCCGGTGGCCTTGCGCCAGAGCAGGGCGGCATTGTGGCCGGCGCGGGACAGAGTGAGCGTGGAACCGTTCTGCTCCATGACCACGTAGGACATGGTGATGAACATGTCCTCACGGATGTCCGGGGCGATCTGGCGGTTGACGGCTGCGAGGACGCTGCTGGGGGAGGTTGAGCCCTGGGATTTGGCGCGCATGAGCGTGCGGCACATCACAGTGATCATGGCTGCGCCCAAGCCTTTGCCCGAGACATCGGCGATCACGGCGCCGAAACGGCCGTCCGGCAGCTGCAGGTAGTCAAAGTAGTCGCCACTGAGGGTGCGTGCAGGAATGTTCCGCCCGGCGATGATGAAGCCCGGCACCTGGGGATCTGCGTCTGGAAGGAGGACCTTCTGAATCTGGCTGGCGTTTTGCAGCTCCTGCTGATCCATGCGGTTTTTGGAGGCCTCCTGATGAGACATGGCATTGGCCAGCGCGAAGGCGGACTGCTCGATGAGGGAATTGAAGACTTCGAAGTCGTTGGCGTTGTAGCTGCGGCCATCCTTTGGGGATGTGACGGCGAGAATGCCGAGCCTGCGCATGCCAAAACTCAGCGGGCCGATCATGGCGGTGACACCCTTCTGTGAGGTCACCAGATGCTCGCCGAGGCGCATCTCGGCGCCGAGGTCTGAAAGAAGCTCGGTTTTTTGCTGAACGAAGACGCTGCCAAGCAGCCCGCTTTTCACCGGCTCTGCGTGCATGCGCAGGGTGCTGAGCAGGGTGGCGGGGTTTTCCTTCATCAGCAGGCGCACGCGTTCGGGCAAGGAAATGAGAGGGGCGCAGAAGTCGGAGTAGTGGCGGGGGACGAGCTGCTGGGAGGCTTCATCGAAGAGGTAGAGCGCGCCGCCAGTGCTCTGGGTCACGCGGATGGCTCCCTCGACAATGAGGCGGTACATGGATGCCTGTTGGTCGTCCCGCCAGATGGCTTCGCCGAGATCGTGCAGATAGTGGAACATGCGGCGCTCTTCGGCGACGATGGCCTCCTCCTCGGCGCGCAGCTCCGCGATGGCATGCTTTTGCTGCCGGGCAATCTGCGCCAGCATCACCAGTCCCGCCGTCATCAGCAGCACGATCAGGACAAGTAAAGCGATGGTCATGGTGTCATCAGGCGGCCCGGCTCATTCCGGGGTGCGCCTAGGCGGATGCGGCAGATGTGCCGGCTTCCAGCTCCTTTTCCAAAAACTCGATCACGTCATGGAAGCGGCTTTCATTGGCATCGCTCACCTCGGCCAAGGCCTGATGGGCTGACAGCACGTGCTGGGTCTGGACCTCCTTGCATTCGGCGTTGGATTCATTGCACTGCTGGAGTGCGGTGGAAACTTTTTTACGCTCCGTTTCCCAGAGGGTGCCTTCGCGGTCCAGGTCGAGAATGTGGTCCAAGCCAAGGCTTGTGAGGAGTTGGAGATTGCGCTGGTTGGCATTGACGACGCTGAGGGAGCCGCCGCCTGTTTCGCGCAGATTGAGGGCTGCGCCGGTAAGCATGCCGAGGAAAGTGGAGTCCATCATGGGACAGCGTTCCAGATCGACGACAAGATTTCTCATTCCCTGGGCGACCACGCGCTGGAGAGCTTTTTTAGCCTGCAGGCTGTTCTGGAAGGTGCCCCTTCCGTCCACTCTCATCCAAAATACGCGTCCGATGGTGCCAACAAGTATGTGAGTGGGAGGAGTCATGCGTGGGGGGGTTAGTTCCAGAGCGCGGATTGCTGGCTGACCAGCTCTTCCTTGCCTCGCAGGACGCTGACGCGCCATGCGATTACGCGGCCACTGTTCTGATATTCTGGGCCGATTACCTGGAATTTGGAAACGTTGCTACGCCGAATATCTTCGACGACCTGCTCCTGCACACGCTTGCTTAGGCCTGACTTCGCCTGCTGATACTCGAAACGCACGGTCACGGGGCCGGTGCGGTCATCCGCCTTCCAGAAGAAGGCGTAATAGTGGCCGAAACGGTCCACGATTTCTTTCTTGGTCACAGCACCATAAGTGAAATGCTGGCGCTCGAAGAGGATCGTCTGGTTGGTCGTCTGCGGCGTAAAGAAAGGCATCAGGTGGTAGTATTTCACCTTGGTGATCTTTCCTCCAGGGCCTTCAACGGTGCTGGAACATGCAGAAAGCGCAAAAGCCAAGATGGCAAGGCATCCAAGTCGGAGGCAGAAGGCGCGTTTCTCTGGTGTCATGAGGGATAGGAATATTAATTCTGGACGCTTGATGTCAACGTTCCCCTTCGATTCTTCATTGCGCCAGCACAGAATTCATAAAAGTGACACGGGATCGACATCCCAGGTGACAATGACATCAGCCGGCAGGGACGTGGACTGCAGGACTTGCTGAATGTGGCGGCAGAGGGGGCGGATTTTGGGCGTACGTAACAGAAGCTGAAAGCGATACTGGCCATGCGCCTTGGCCATGGCACAAGGGGCGGGGTCTCCCATCAGCACCTCTTCAGAGAGGCCTTCGAGCAATCTGCGATGAAGGGTTTTCAGGGCAAATTCGGCCATGGCCTGGTGTTTTCCCCGACTGGCGAGGATGACGACGTGTGTATAGGGGGGGTAGTGAAAAGCCCGCCTCTGCTCCAATTCCTGCTGGGCAAACCCTGCGAAATCATTGTGCCTGGAGAATTGTACGGCCGGACTGTGGGGGGCGTACGTCTGCACGACGACCTCTCCTTTGACCTCTCCGCGCCCGGCTCTTCCCGCCACCTGCACCAGCAGCTGGAGTGTGCGCTCGGCTGCGCGAAAGTCCGGCAGATTGAGCGCCAGATCGGCATTCAAAACGCCCACGAGCGTGACGTTGGGGAAATCGAGCCCCTTGGCGATCATCTGAGTGCCGATGAGGAGATCGAGCTTTTGAGCGCGGAAGTCGCGCAGCAGATCGCGGAGCTGGTTTTTGCGCTGGATGGTGTCTGTGTCCACACGTGCGATGCGTGCCTGTGGGAAGACCTCGCGCACGGCGGTCTCGACGCGCTCGGTGCCGAAGCCGGAAAATTTCAGGCCGGGCTCCTGGCAGGAGGGGCACTTGGAAGGAGGCAGCCGCCGTGAGCCGCAGACGTGGCATACGAGGCGGTTTTCGTGCTTGTGCAGCGTCATGGGGATGCTGCAGTCCTGGCACTGCACCGTCTCCCCGCAGGTGATGCAGGAGAGGGAGGTATTGAAGCCGCGACGGTTGAGGAAAAGGATGGTCTGCTCCCGCTTCTCCAGGCGTGCGGTGATGGCGGCGCGCAGTTTTTCGGAGAGGATGCCGGCGTTGACGATGCTGACGCCGGTGCCTTTGCGGCGCTCCATGCGCATGTCCACGATACGGATCAGGGGCAGGGTACGGCCATCGGTGCGTTGCAGCATCTCCAGCAGTTCGTATTTGCCGCTGCCTGCGTTTTCGAAGGATTCGAGGCTGGGCGTGGCGCTGCCGAGAAGGACCACGCATTTCTCAATGCCGCCACGGACTACGGCCACGTCCCGGGCATGGTAGCGCGGTGTCTCATCCTGCTTGAAGGAGGGCTCGTGCTCTTCATCCACGATGATGATGCCCAGACGCTCAAGCGGGGCGAAGATGGCGCTGCGTGCCCCGATCACGATGTCGGCCCGGTCTTCATGGATCTTGAACCACTCGTCGTGGCGCTCCCCATCGCTCAGGTGGCTGTGCAGAACGGCGATACGGTCGCTGCGGTCAGAAAAGCGCGCCTTGAAGCGCTCGATGGTCTGAGGGGTGAGGGCGATCTCCGGCACCAGAACGAGGGCCGTGCCGCCGCGCTCCAGCACACGGGCGATGGCCTGCAGGTATACCTCTGTTTTGCCACTGCCGGTGATGCCGTGGAGGAGGATGGGTTTTGAAGGCTGGGCTGAATCAATGGCGGCCGAGATGCGGTCATAAGCCACCTGCTGCTCGGCGGTGAGTGTGAGTGGCTGGCTGGGGAGGAAGACTTCTTCCTGAAAGGGATCGCGCTCCACGCGCACCTCGCTGCGGGTGATCCAGCCCGCCTTGATGAGGGGCTTGAGGATCGTGGCAGCGCGTGGGACATCCCTGCGGATCTGGCTGAGGGTGGCCTCTCCCTGGCAACTGCGCAGGATCTCAAGGACACGCGCCTGCATGGGGGCCTTGTTCATGAGCTTTTCGAGCTCGGCAGGGGAGGGGTCGCGCAGGAGCTTGAGATGGCTGTCCATCACAAAGCTGCCGGGCTTGTCGCGCACGGCCTGGGGCAGCATGGTGCGGAGCACGGTGTGGACGGAAACGAGGTAGTAGTCCGCGATCCAGCGCGCGAGGCGGAGCAGAGCGGGGGTAAACATGGGCCGCCGGGCCACGATGGAGGAGATCTCCTTGAGCCGGCCACGGTGGGAGGACTCATTCAGCAGCTCAAGCACCACGGCGACCATCTGGCGGTTTTGCAGCGGCACCATGACCCGGGAGCCTACGACCACGCCTTCTGCGAGAGAAGCGGGGATGGTGTAGTCCAGCTCCATGGCGGCGGCGCCCTCAAGCTGCACGCGGGCAATGCGAGTGGTGTCTGGCTGAGGGGTGGCCGGTACAACCGCAGGCAGGCCAAACAGATCGCTCTGTCCGGGGGCTGGGGCGTTGGTCGGCTGTGGGATGGGCATGTGCTGCATCCTAGCCTTCGTGAATCGCAGGCCAAATACGATTCTTCTTTTGAGAAACAAACCTGCCCGTGCGATGGTTTCCACTCAGCAGCACGGAACGAACGGCATGTGGCACTTTCTGACAGAGCACTGGCGCGACGGCGTGGAGATTCTCATCCTCGCCGCGCTGGCGTATCATGGCTATTTGTTCTTCCGCGCTACTCGCGGTGCGCGCATCCTCACCGGGCTGCTGGTGCTGCTGCTGAGCCTGGCGCTGATCTCCCTGCTGCTGGAGCTCTCTGTGATCAGCAGCCTGCTGCAGCGGTTTTCGGTTTTCCTGGCGATCGCGCTGGTGATCATCTTCCAGCCGGAGCTGCGCCGTGTGCTGGCTGAGCTGGGGAGCAGCCGTATTTTTTCCTTCAACCGCCCGGACCCCGAGGCGCTGGATGTGCTGATGGAGGCCATGCAGCAGCTCTCTTCCCGCCGGTGCGGGGCGTTGTTTGCGCTGAAGCGCGGGATTGATCTGAAGCCCTATGTCGAGTCCGGCGTGGAGCTGGATTCGGTCATTTCACCCGAGCTGATCACGACGATCTTTCATCCCAAGACGGCGCTGCATGACGGAGGTGCGATTATTGACCAAGGGCGTATCTCGGCTGCAGGCTGTGTTTTCCCGGTGAGCCAGCGTGAGATCCAGGACCGCGCCATCGGGCTGCGGCATCGTGCAGGCATGGGCATCTCCGAGGAGACGGATGCCATCGCGCTGGTGGTTTCTGAGGAGACGGGGGCTCTTTCTCTCTGCTTCCAAGGAAAGCTGGAGCACGATCTGGAACCGGATGAGCTGCGCCGGCGGATCAATGAAATTCTCTCGGATGGCGGCGCTGGCGCCCATCCAGAATCAGCCACGGAGGGCAGTCATGAACTGGGGGCACCAACTTAAAGAACTCATCACCCGCAACTGGCGGGAAAAGATCATCTCCCTGGTGCTGGCGTTTTTGTTCTGGTTTATGATCAAAGCGCAGGATGCCCGGCAGGCACTGCCGTATACGATGCCGGCGCCACGGATTCCGCAGCCCACCTCCATCGCGCCGCCGCAGCTCACACCAGTGATCCCTCCTCCTACGCAGGCTCCGCCACAGCTGGAGGCTACGCTGCCGCCGGCCAGCGCCGCCGCGCCTGCTGCCAAGACCGGGGAAGCCATCAAGGGTGCCGCCGGGCTTTGACACTCAGGGAGTCCTGAGCTAGAAGCGCCGTCCTATGTCTGAAAAGCGTCAGTTCTTCGGCACCGACGGCGTACGTGCCGTGGCCAATCGTCATCCAATGACCCCCGAGTTTGTCATGCGCCTCGCGCAGGCTGCAGCCGTCGTGCTGGGAGGCAAAGGCGAGGGCGGCGAACGTCCGAAAGCCGTGGTGGGCCGTGATACGCGTGCCTCTGGAGAGATGCTGGAGTCAGCGATCGCCGCCGGGCTGAACTCCGCC
This genomic window contains:
- the cyoE gene encoding heme o synthase, translated to MTTRDLLTLTKFRLSALVIVTTLVGFWLRAPKGFDFWLLFHTIVGSTLAAFGAAVFNQLMEIEPDSRMQRTADRPLPSGRVSPSAAFGIGWLLSAWALIHLTIRVNMEAAALTAMTLAVYLFIYTPLKRQSATNTLVGAVSGALPPLIGWAGAAGPLPAGSLPHFRWELMIEPGAIYLFLLLFLWQLPHFLAINWMYRDEYRKGGFVMLANDDEMGERTSQHALAYAVSTVLLMFYPVYAGVAYPWWFLPPALLLSGWLCLLAVRFNRQPERPTARKLFFCTLMYLPAILTVSILAWKRA
- the dnaJ gene encoding molecular chaperone DnaJ, which gives rise to MADKRDYYEVLGVSRDVPADELKKAYRKLAVKYHPDKNPDDKTAEAKFKEVGEAYDVLSDEQKRAAYDRYGHAAFAGGMGGPGAGGGGGFHDPFDIFREVFSGGGGGIFEQFFGGGGGGGGRRRDGPQRGSDLRYGMEITLEEAAHGMEREIEYERSASCKTCSGSGSASGGGGKKTCRTCGGVGQVISSRGFFQIQQTCPDCSGSGEVISDPCRNCHGTGRSKERTKVRVKVPAGIEDGSRLRSTGNGDLGVKNGPAGDLYIAIQIKPHEIFEREGNDLHCDIPLSFGVAALGGEITVPTMEGKASVKVPSGTQNGTTFRLRSKGMKILGEDRHGDLYVHVQIAVPTKLNAEQREKLEDFAKSLGEQTSPMEESFFEKAKKFFR
- the grpE gene encoding nucleotide exchange factor GrpE, whose protein sequence is MTEPSPDTTQQFPAEEIPAAEAAAPAQEAEQAAPQDPITALTQEVERWKDMAYRSQAELDNFRKRSAREAQETRAYANGELLRALFPILDNFDMGLEAARAESEKSMIFMGMNMVNRQLQDFLRDSGVQEIESLGKAFDPNLHEAVAQEASAQAAEGTIIRVTRRGYKLKDRLLRAASVIVSSGPAQA
- a CDS encoding GAF domain-containing SpoIIE family protein phosphatase, whose amino-acid sequence is MTIALLVLIVLLMTAGLVMLAQIARQQKHAIAELRAEEEAIVAEERRMFHYLHDLGEAIWRDDQQASMYRLIVEGAIRVTQSTGGALYLFDEASQQLVPRHYSDFCAPLISLPERVRLLMKENPATLLSTLRMHAEPVKSGLLGSVFVQQKTELLSDLGAEMRLGEHLVTSQKGVTAMIGPLSFGMRRLGILAVTSPKDGRSYNANDFEVFNSLIEQSAFALANAMSHQEASKNRMDQQELQNASQIQKVLLPDADPQVPGFIIAGRNIPARTLSGDYFDYLQLPDGRFGAVIADVSGKGLGAAMITVMCRTLMRAKSQGSTSPSSVLAAVNRQIAPDIREDMFITMSYVVMEQNGSTLTLSRAGHNAALLWRKATGKVESIHPPGLGVGIDKGAVFERVTKDASFDMEPGDCLLLYTDGVNEAMDPKGVEFGEERVEEELAKHAPHGPKAVIGGIIMDLEHFLKGRRSHDDITLIAIQKTA
- a CDS encoding STAS domain-containing protein → MTPPTHILVGTIGRVFWMRVDGRGTFQNSLQAKKALQRVVAQGMRNLVVDLERCPMMDSTFLGMLTGAALNLRETGGGSLSVVNANQRNLQLLTSLGLDHILDLDREGTLWETERKKVSTALQQCNESNAECKEVQTQHVLSAHQALAEVSDANESRFHDVIEFLEKELEAGTSAASA
- the priA gene encoding replication restart helicase PriA — encoded protein: MPIPQPTNAPAPGQSDLFGLPAVVPATPQPDTTRIARVQLEGAAAMELDYTIPASLAEGVVVGSRVMVPLQNRQMVAVVLELLNESSHRGRLKEISSIVARRPMFTPALLRLARWIADYYLVSVHTVLRTMLPQAVRDKPGSFVMDSHLKLLRDPSPAELEKLMNKAPMQARVLEILRSCQGEATLSQIRRDVPRAATILKPLIKAGWITRSEVRVERDPFQEEVFLPSQPLTLTAEQQVAYDRISAAIDSAQPSKPILLHGITGSGKTEVYLQAIARVLERGGTALVLVPEIALTPQTIERFKARFSDRSDRIAVLHSHLSDGERHDEWFKIHEDRADIVIGARSAIFAPLERLGIIIVDEEHEPSFKQDETPRYHARDVAVVRGGIEKCVVLLGSATPSLESFENAGSGKYELLEMLQRTDGRTLPLIRIVDMRMERRKGTGVSIVNAGILSEKLRAAITARLEKREQTILFLNRRGFNTSLSCITCGETVQCQDCSIPMTLHKHENRLVCHVCGSRRLPPSKCPSCQEPGLKFSGFGTERVETAVREVFPQARIARVDTDTIQRKNQLRDLLRDFRAQKLDLLIGTQMIAKGLDFPNVTLVGVLNADLALNLPDFRAAERTLQLLVQVAGRAGRGEVKGEVVVQTYAPHSPAVQFSRHNDFAGFAQQELEQRRAFHYPPYTHVVILASRGKHQAMAEFALKTLHRRLLEGLSEEVLMGDPAPCAMAKAHGQYRFQLLLRTPKIRPLCRHIQQVLQSTSLPADVIVTWDVDPVSLL
- the cdaA gene encoding diadenylate cyclase CdaA, with the translated sequence MVSTQQHGTNGMWHFLTEHWRDGVEILILAALAYHGYLFFRATRGARILTGLLVLLLSLALISLLLELSVISSLLQRFSVFLAIALVIIFQPELRRVLAELGSSRIFSFNRPDPEALDVLMEAMQQLSSRRCGALFALKRGIDLKPYVESGVELDSVISPELITTIFHPKTALHDGGAIIDQGRISAAGCVFPVSQREIQDRAIGLRHRAGMGISEETDAIALVVSEETGALSLCFQGKLEHDLEPDELRRRINEILSDGGAGAHPESATEGSHELGAPT